One genomic window of Salvelinus alpinus chromosome 9, SLU_Salpinus.1, whole genome shotgun sequence includes the following:
- the c9h15orf39 gene encoding uncharacterized protein C15orf39 homolog has protein sequence MMSNSSKRVQPSFTVAPVVQSKMPRLEGPIIGSVASTEAGGLSKPASLAHYPSAPHHTPQTQALQNNRAYFTYDLRGHDLSDPDLRPSWSPSKGSLLNRRNVGCSPQSAEEGSLRNHTVYSRAENMTFSTESSSVSGNRSGSGSSSGGGGSNSVSAAAQDTPAKQGFTYYTRSPGGLRSPTSSPGTISMPIAVRKQPPVGGVSLSPQSENSVCLGLAVPNPLYGHPSPCCSELGCTVGQRHSLEQRGGVHRIHPHLNVYEGWMYNPSSHHPRALQLEHGVETERLSDRLPLKDVKDHQQHPSGIPNRASSAQRFPVFMEPTYSIGYPCSPARAILGPSSFICDPPSSRLSSSPYGADQCQRLQIPSKRPTYHSLVSSHPSYPSSHPSCPSSCSSSHPSSHPSCPSSCSSSHPSSHPSHPSCHPSHPSHATTYKPMTPSHHGVPVTSQVYQGRSPPNVAKYSQLPVTQPMFYYRPQANVEGESDSCGAGFKDAGGKHRDWEDVMVPNGSKRPLPPSPSQTGPHLATHLPSTSNPSHYLVTQSVYSTDVPMSSHTAPSSHPYLRRFDQPSYHQLYRMPLNAAGQMRVPAIAPERPCASPSPPSSLQQTERPLDYSLPQYRSLVTSPQVSSPRRHHLSRGHFDSTLPGAPLTVSTTLSRADYGHHNHPAKHHHHHHSNNHATTAMCTTAANFGNHNHHTTTANQNNHQHITTRNHHNTTCQGVTGSIVVRLRGSPVPQSNVHGDMITTGAETLKRCVSDSDRPINIDSPSPKHTQDNGDDVIDVELYQKRQKMKVNGERGRAEVNGEGGRAEVNGEGGGLDSCQSPSPPMPVINNVFSLAPYKAYLEAAGMLSPPVRGSQRTDHHPSGHRVFKPETQSDPHRHHQHRQETGPTSDPHRPERDPKREEEMPVSINHRIDNHVVRPASEQQRPVVEQRILGTVVRSDTTQKKPVVSVFSEPPQEPEREVDVKTDDDMQTKVVKEEEEGEEPPQEQEPEREVDVKTDDDMQTKVVKEEEEEEPPQEQEPEREVDVKTDDDMQTKVVKEEEEEEPPQEQEPEREVDVKTDDDMQTKVVKEEEEEEEEEMEAAAATETSVFVHDLTVGVIKKCESDKLDSKLSIASDKYISIMSATDVSRCKAETSNRCVMEGSFTYNVHHHQPQTQHQPRSNHQPNHHPSQPQSVHHPSQPQSNHQPNHHPSQPQSNHQTNHHPSQPLSNHQPNHHPSQPLSNHQPNRHPSHPLSNHQPIHHPSQPLSNHQPNHHPSQPLSNHQPNHHPSQPLSNHQPNHHPSQPLSNHQPIHHQSQPLSNHQPNHHQSQPLSNHQPIHHQSQPLSNHQPNHHQSQLLSDHYPPQPHLRPKSTTPPQPLSIRHRMLGTFTHNVHHPPQAHHTPYDQTATLHPKSSTPPQSTNPAATKLNLQNIPPQCLKLSTYKIVLPDNMLRAVAPSPCSTEVPQSPTDPTAVAKSLSDSIYSSRPARQHFLELHLLLCNLVSSCVSHTPPTELQTWLSQLDISLTSTAISPPKAQKVTSLLGSEAREVWLRGPETQAALQNVLQRLGQYVAQKQCPFPHVMRAGAVFVPMLVVKELLFPQVQGAYIDQVLQEHKVELRPTTLSEERHLVTLQKRPCSSKLRRLLSLKHLPNIYPDVLNLYYHSCVCKSLESPSPDAPQTTAQV, from the exons ATGATGAGCAACAGCAGTAAACGAGTCCAGCCAAGCTTCACTGTCGCCCCGGTGGTCCAGAGCAAGATGCCTCGGCTGGAAGGGCCCATCATTGGTAGCGTGGCGTCTACAGAGGCAGGAGGGCTCTCTAAACCAGCCAGCCTGGCTCACTACCCCTCTGCCCCCCACCACACACCCCAGACCCAGGCTCTACAGAACAACAGGGCCTACTTCACCTATGACCTCAGGGGTCACGACCTCTCTGACCCTGACCTCCGACCTTCCTGGAGCCCTTCTAAGGGGTCGCTGCTGAACAGGAGGAATGTGGGGTGTTCCCCTCAGAGCGCGGAGGAGGGGTCGTTACGAAACCACACAGTTTACAGCAGGGCAGAGAACATGACTTTTTCTACTGAGAGTAGTAGTGTTAGTGGTAAtcgtagtggtagtggtagtagtagtggtggtggtggtagtaactctgtctctgctgctgctcaGGACACTCCAGCCAAGCAGGGTTTTACCTACTACACCAGGAGCCCAGGCGGGCTGAGGAGTCCCACCAGCAGCCCTGGGACGATCTCTATGCCCATTGCTGTGAGGAAGCAGCCTCCTGTTGGAGGAGTTAGCCTCTCCCCTCAGTCTGAgaactctgtctgtctgggtctggcTGTTCCCAATCCGCTCTACGGACACCCCTCCCCCTGCTGTTCGGAGCTGGGCTGTACTGTAGGACAGAGGCACAGTCTGGAGCAGAGGGGGGGAGTACACAGGATCCATCCCCATCTTAATGTGTATGAGGGGTGGATGTATAATCCTAGCTCACACCACCCCAGGGCTCTGCAGCTGGAGCACGGTGTTGAGACAGAGAGACTATCAGACAGACTCCCTCTGAAAGATGTCAAGGACCACCAACAGCACCCCAGTGGAATTCCCAACAGAGCATCATCAGCACAAAGGTTCCCTGTCTTCATGGAACCAACCTACAGCATTGGTTACCCATGTTCCCCCGCCCGTGCCATACTAGGCCCCTCCTCATTTATATGTGACCCCCCCTCTTCACGGTTAAGCTCCTCCCCCTATGGGGCTGATCAATGCCAACGTTTACAAATCCCCTCCAAACGTCCAACATATCACAGCTTGGTCTCTTCCCACCCCTCCTACCCTTCCTCTCACCCCTCCTGCCCTtcctcctgctcttcctctcacccctcctctcacccctcctgcccttcctcctgctcttcctctcacccctcctcccatccctctcacccGTCCTgccatccctctcatccctcccacGCTACAACATACAAACCCATGACCCCTTCGCACCATGGCGTTCCGGTGACGTCACAGGTTTATCAGGGCCGCTCTCCTCCCAATGTGGCCAAATACAGCCAGCTCCCAGTCACACAGCCCATGTTTTACTACCGTCCTCAGGcaaatgtggagggagagagtgacagtTGTGGAGCAGGGTTTAAAGATGCAGGAGGAAAGCACAGAGACTGGGAGGATGTTATGGTCCCTAATGGTTCTAAACGACCCCTACCTCCAAGTCCCTCCCAGACAGGACCCCACCTAGCTACTCATCTTCCCAGCACATCAAACCCCTCCCACTACCTTGTCACCCAGTCTGTGTACAGTACTGATGTCCCCATGTCTAGCCACACGGCTCCTAGTAGCCACCCATACCTCAGGCGTTTTGACCAGCCCTCCTATCATCAATTGTACAGGATGCCCCTGAATGCAGCAGGTCAGATGAGAGTCCCTGCTATAGCCCCAGAGAGACCCTGtgcctctccatctcctcccagTAGCCTACAGCAGACTGAGAGACCCCTGGACTACTCCCTGCCTCAGTACAGATCTCTAGTTACCTCTCCTCAGGTCTCCTCCCCCAGGAGACACCACCTATCTCGAGGACACTTTGACTCCACACTCCCTGGAGCCCCACTGACTGTCTCCACCACACTGTCACGGGCTGACTATGGCCATCACAACCACCCAGccaaacaccaccaccaccaccacagcaaCAACCATGCTACTACAGCCATGTGTACCACTGCTGCAAACTTTGGCAACCACAACCACCATACAACTACAGCCAACCAGAACAACCACCAACACATAACTACACGTAACCATCACAACACTACGTGTCAGGGAGTGACTGGTTCTATTGTAGTGAGGCTTAGAGGCAGCCCTGTCCCTCAGTCTAATGTGCATGGAGACATGATCACTACTGGTGCAGAAACCCTGAAGAGATGTGTCTCTGACTCAGACCGACCCATCAACATAGACTCTCcctccccaaaacacacacaggacaatggggatgacgtcattgatGTGGAACTGTATCAGAAACGACAGAAGATGAAGGtgaacggagagagagggagagcggaggtgaacggagagggagggagagcggaggtgAACGGAGAGGGAGGCGGACTAGATAGCTGtcagtctccctctcctcccatgcCAGTCATCAACAATGTTTTCAGCCTGGCTCCATACAAGGCTTACCTAGAGGCTGCTGGCATGCTGTCTCCACCTGTTAGAGGATCTCAGAGAACTGACCACCATCCTTCTGGACACCGTGTGTTCAAACCTGAGACCCAATCAGACCCTCACAGACATCAtcaacacagacaggaaacaggccCTACATCTGACCCACACAGGCCTGAGAGAGACCCTAAACGAGAGGAAGAGATGCCTGTATCAATCAATCACAGGATTGATAACCATGTAGTCCGACCAGCCTCAGAACAGCAGAGGCCTGTAGTCGAGCAGAGGATTCTGGGTACTGTAGTCAGATCAGACACTACACAGAAGAAGCCTGTAGTGTCTGTTTTTAGTGAACCACCGCAGGAACCAGAGAGGGAGGTGGACGTGAAGACTGATGACGACATGCAGACTAAAGTGgttaaggaagaggaggagggggaggaaccaCCGCAGGAACAGGAaccagagagggaggtggatgTGAAGACTGATGACGACATGCAGACTAAAGTGgttaaggaagaggaggaggaggaaccaCCGCAGGAACAGGAaccagagagggaggtggatgTGAAGACTGATGACGACATGCAGACTAAAGTGgttaaggaagaggaggaggaggaaccaCCGCAGGAACAGGAaccagagagggaggtggatgTGAAGACTGATGACGACATGCAGACTAAAGTGgttaaggaagaggaggaggaggaagaggaagagatggaggcgGCAGCAGCAACAGAGACGAGTGTGTTTGTACATGATCTCACCGTGGGTGTTATTAAGAAATGTGAATCTGATAAACTGGACAGTAAATTGTCAATAGCGTCAGATAAATATATTTCTATTATGTCGGCTACAGATGTGTCTCGATGCAAAGCAGAGACTTCAAATAGATGTGTGATGGAGGGATCTTTTACTTACAACGTGCACCACCATCAGCCCCAAACTCAGCACCAGCCCCGGTCCAACCACCAACCTAACCACCATCCATCCCAGCCCCAGTCCGTCCACCATCCATCCCAGCCCCAGTCCAATCACCAACCTAACCACCATCCATCCCAGCCCCAGTCCAATCACCAAACTAACCACCATCCATCCCAGCCCCTGTCCAATCACCAACCTAACCACCATCCATCCCAGCCCCTGTCCAATCACCAACCTAACCGCCATCCATCCCACCCCCTGTCCAATCACCAACCTATCCACCATCCATCCCAGCCCCTGTCCAATCACCAACCTAACCACCATCCATCCCAGCCCCTGTCCAATCACCAACCTAACCACCATCCATCCCAGCCCCTGTCCAATCACCAACCTAACCACCATCCATCCCAGCCCCTGTCCAATCACCAACCTATCCACCAtcaatcccagcccctgtccaaTCACCAACCTAACCACCAtcaatcccagcccctgtccaaTCACCAACCTATCCACCAtcaatcccagcccctgtccaaTCACCAACCTAACCACCATCAATCCCAGCTCCTGTCCGACCACTATCCGCCCCAGCCACACCTACGTCCCAAATCAACAACTCCACCCCAACCCCTCTCAATAAGGCATAGGATGTTGGGCACGTTCACCCATAACGTGCATCACCCGCCCCAGGCTCATCATACGCCCTATGACCAGACTGCTACACTACACCCCAAATCATCCACCCCTCCCCAATCCACCAACCCAGCCGCCACCAAACTGAACCTTCAAAACATCCCTCCTCAATGTCTCAAACTATCCACCTATAAGATCGTCCTGCCAGATAACATGCTCCGGGCTGttgctccctctccctgctctaCGGAGGTCCCACAGTCACCCACTGACCCTACAGCTGTAGCCAAATCTCTTTCAGACAGCATCTACAGCTCCCGACCAGCCAGACAGCACTTCCTAGAGCTGCACCTCTTACTTTGTAACCTGGTCTCTAGCTGTGTGTCCCACACCCCACCCACAGAGCTCCAAACCTGGCTGTCCCAGCTGGACATCTCCCTTACCTCCACCGCCATTTCCCCACCCAAGGCCCAGAAGGTGACCTCTCTGCTGGGTTCTGAGGCCAGGGAGGTGTGGCTGAGGGGACCAGAGACCCAGGCTGCCCTCCAGAATGTGCTCCAGAGACTGGGCCAGTATGTAGCCCAGAAGCAGTGTCCCTTCCCCCATGTGATGAGGGCAGGCGCGGTGTTTGTTCCCATGCTGGTGGTCAAGGAGCTGCTCTTTCCTCAGGTCCAGGGGGCCTACATCGACCAGGTTCTCCAG GAGCACAAGGTGGAGTTGAGGCCTACCACCCTGTCTGAGGAGAGACACCTGGTGACGCTGCAGAAACGACCATGTTCCTCCAAGCTCCGCAGGCTCCTGTCACTCAAACACCTGCCTAACATCTACCCTGACGTTCTCAACCTCTACTATCACAGCTGTGTCTGCAAGAGCCTGG AGTCGCCGTCACCTGATGCTCCCCAAACGACAGCCCAG GTGTAG